In the genome of Myxococcus stipitatus, one region contains:
- a CDS encoding SDR family NAD(P)-dependent oxidoreductase → MTALVEMTGYVPELFSPHVRLVDELGLTPEEVQGAVTSVENKLRLPSRPAVEGTTVSTIAEGLVKSQSPGVPVQMQVEMSLEQVLAFVDGCVERKERPVLETLLEETRGALARLDAVVVAPVPAPAVDAPKGSAPVAADVMKLLVGALVERTGYPAEMLEADLDLEADLGIDTVKQVEAFAMARVHLNVEKDENFRLRDHNTLNKMVKYLTAKTPAAAAAPAPVVEVAPAPGASSTVEGVVEFLRAAMAAKTGYALDILQPMLDLEVDLGIDTVTQVEVFAHARTTHGVARDDKFRVRHYNTLQKMAEYLVARAPAQAANSVQPVSAPVPAPVAVPAVETAPVAADVMNLLVGALVERTGYPAEMLEADLDLEADLGIDTVKQVEAFAMARVHLNVEKDENFRLRDHNTLNKMVKYLTGKAPAAALSAPTTPAPVALVPARPMPQEVTTVSSNFSAEEVQSYLVTVLQGKTGYNIELIHPNLDLEVDLGIDTVTQLEAFAMAREKFGVPRNEKFRVRNYNTLQKMSEYLVAQAQASPAPAQAPVQTVEQGAPGIEDVRRFIARCEASGDTASLRKLAEHLEGQLRAPVQAATPPSRFSGKRYEVHPVALEVQADVRTVAHLKGKTLGLTTDSQGSYKTLAKLLEAAGAQVVILSSEAGSQEGVSLDWSQPESVGQRLAQLQETQPLDGLILLHTASLAPKLMDQEVAAWSSTLNTFSLGLFQSGVAVYDRIQEIPGGGWFLVATAGGGFFGHTNAQGRIPLAGAAGGFVKCLRRERLNARCKVVDLDIQDSALWARQIWSELVCNDRDVEVGYSGGRRYVFRDIETSLATTPVNIKPGSVVVVSGGGRGVVYPCAKLLAKVTGARVIITGRTVPPRGDEEWLKVPEAELPAYRMSFIKRHLLAHPGATPVQARRVFDSDVANRRELHRNLEDCRKQGISLEYKVCDMTDVSAVRSLLAQVRRDYGRIDGIVHGATIEESKSLPMKSSDAFVRTLASKAHLWRVLVQETWNDPLQFFINFGSGSGRYGNKGQTDYSLANSLVSKAGLVYGELRPGVRSVTIDWPVWMGAGIVENNADYQERLRAMGICVIHIDEGAYWFVEELLRGGAAGEVVIADDRTFETLNLPRHEQAAPRVVRQDAGGTRYAI, encoded by the coding sequence GTGACCGCGTTGGTCGAGATGACGGGATACGTGCCCGAGCTCTTCTCTCCCCACGTCCGCCTCGTCGACGAGCTGGGGTTGACCCCCGAGGAGGTCCAGGGAGCCGTGACCTCCGTCGAGAACAAGCTCCGGCTCCCGTCGCGGCCAGCGGTGGAGGGCACGACGGTGTCCACCATCGCTGAAGGTCTCGTGAAGTCTCAGTCCCCTGGAGTGCCCGTGCAGATGCAAGTCGAGATGTCGCTGGAGCAGGTGCTGGCCTTTGTCGATGGTTGCGTGGAGCGGAAGGAGCGCCCCGTCCTGGAGACCCTCCTCGAGGAGACGCGCGGCGCGCTGGCCCGGCTGGATGCCGTGGTGGTGGCGCCAGTCCCCGCTCCAGCGGTCGACGCGCCGAAGGGCTCCGCGCCCGTGGCGGCGGACGTGATGAAGCTGCTGGTGGGGGCGCTGGTGGAGCGCACGGGCTACCCGGCGGAGATGCTGGAAGCGGACCTGGACCTGGAAGCGGACCTGGGCATCGACACGGTGAAGCAGGTGGAAGCGTTCGCGATGGCGCGAGTGCACCTGAACGTGGAGAAGGACGAGAACTTCCGGCTGCGTGACCACAACACGCTGAACAAGATGGTGAAGTACCTCACCGCCAAGACTCCCGCGGCCGCGGCGGCGCCCGCGCCGGTGGTCGAGGTGGCTCCCGCCCCGGGTGCATCATCGACGGTGGAAGGGGTCGTGGAGTTCCTGCGCGCCGCGATGGCGGCGAAGACGGGATACGCCCTGGACATCCTCCAGCCGATGCTGGACCTGGAGGTGGACCTGGGCATCGACACCGTCACCCAGGTCGAGGTCTTCGCCCACGCGCGGACGACCCACGGTGTCGCGCGGGACGACAAGTTCCGGGTGCGTCACTACAACACGCTCCAGAAGATGGCGGAGTACCTGGTGGCCAGGGCTCCGGCGCAGGCGGCCAACAGCGTGCAGCCCGTCTCCGCACCTGTGCCCGCGCCCGTCGCCGTGCCGGCGGTCGAGACGGCGCCCGTGGCGGCGGACGTGATGAACCTGCTGGTGGGAGCGCTGGTGGAGCGCACGGGCTACCCGGCGGAGATGCTGGAAGCGGACCTGGACCTGGAAGCGGACCTGGGTATCGACACGGTGAAGCAGGTGGAAGCGTTCGCGATGGCGCGAGTGCACCTGAACGTGGAGAAGGACGAGAACTTCCGGCTGCGTGACCACAACACGCTGAACAAGATGGTGAAGTACCTCACCGGCAAGGCCCCCGCGGCGGCGTTATCCGCTCCCACGACGCCCGCGCCGGTGGCGCTGGTCCCCGCGCGCCCGATGCCCCAGGAAGTGACGACGGTGTCCTCGAACTTCTCGGCGGAGGAGGTCCAGTCGTACCTGGTCACCGTGCTCCAGGGGAAGACGGGCTACAACATCGAGCTCATCCACCCGAACCTGGACCTGGAGGTGGACCTGGGCATCGACACCGTCACCCAGCTCGAAGCCTTCGCCATGGCTCGCGAGAAGTTCGGGGTGCCGCGCAACGAGAAGTTCCGGGTGCGCAACTACAACACCCTCCAGAAGATGTCCGAGTACCTGGTGGCCCAGGCCCAGGCGTCACCGGCCCCGGCACAGGCCCCGGTGCAGACCGTGGAGCAGGGCGCACCCGGCATCGAGGACGTGCGCCGCTTCATCGCGCGCTGTGAGGCCTCGGGCGATACGGCGTCCTTGCGGAAGCTGGCCGAGCACCTCGAAGGACAGCTGCGTGCGCCGGTCCAGGCCGCGACGCCTCCGTCCCGGTTCTCTGGCAAGCGGTATGAGGTCCACCCCGTCGCGCTGGAGGTGCAGGCCGATGTGCGGACCGTCGCGCATCTGAAGGGCAAGACGCTGGGCCTCACCACCGACTCCCAGGGCAGCTACAAGACCCTGGCGAAGCTGCTGGAGGCGGCGGGAGCGCAGGTCGTCATCCTGTCCTCGGAGGCGGGCTCACAGGAGGGCGTGTCGCTGGATTGGAGCCAGCCGGAGAGCGTGGGGCAGCGCCTCGCGCAGCTCCAGGAGACGCAGCCGCTGGATGGACTCATCCTGCTCCACACCGCGTCGCTGGCACCCAAGCTGATGGACCAGGAGGTGGCGGCCTGGTCCTCCACGCTGAACACCTTCTCGCTGGGGCTCTTCCAGAGCGGTGTCGCCGTCTATGACCGCATCCAGGAGATTCCGGGAGGCGGCTGGTTCCTCGTGGCCACCGCGGGCGGGGGATTCTTCGGACACACCAACGCGCAGGGGCGCATCCCCCTCGCGGGAGCGGCGGGTGGCTTCGTCAAGTGCTTGCGGCGGGAGCGGCTCAACGCGCGCTGCAAGGTGGTGGACCTGGACATCCAGGACTCGGCCCTCTGGGCGCGGCAGATCTGGAGCGAGCTGGTCTGCAATGATCGCGACGTTGAGGTCGGCTACTCCGGTGGCCGTCGCTACGTCTTCCGCGACATCGAGACGTCCCTCGCGACGACGCCGGTGAACATCAAGCCGGGCTCCGTGGTGGTGGTCTCGGGCGGCGGTCGGGGCGTGGTGTACCCCTGCGCGAAGCTGCTCGCGAAGGTGACCGGAGCACGCGTCATCATCACCGGGCGCACGGTGCCTCCCCGGGGGGACGAGGAGTGGCTGAAGGTTCCGGAGGCGGAGCTTCCCGCGTACCGGATGAGCTTCATCAAGCGCCACCTGCTGGCCCATCCGGGGGCGACGCCGGTGCAGGCCCGCCGGGTCTTCGACTCGGACGTGGCGAACCGGCGCGAGCTGCACCGGAACCTCGAGGACTGCCGGAAGCAGGGCATCTCGCTCGAGTACAAGGTCTGCGACATGACGGATGTGAGCGCCGTCCGGAGCCTGCTCGCGCAGGTGCGTCGCGACTACGGCCGCATCGACGGCATCGTGCACGGGGCGACCATCGAGGAGTCGAAGAGCCTCCCGATGAAGTCCTCGGACGCGTTCGTCCGGACGCTGGCGTCCAAGGCGCACCTGTGGCGCGTGCTGGTGCAGGAGACCTGGAACGACCCGCTCCAGTTCTTCATCAACTTCGGCTCGGGCAGTGGCCGGTATGGCAACAAGGGCCAGACGGACTACTCGCTGGCGAACTCCCTCGTCTCCAAGGCGGGCCTCGTCTACGGCGAGCTGCGGCCCGGGGTGCGGAGTGTGACCATCGACTGGCCGGTGTGGATGGGCGCCGGCATCGTGGAGAACAACGCGGACTACCAGGAGCGCCTGCGCGCCATGGGCATCTGCGTCATCCACATCGACGAAGGGGCGTACTGGTTCGTCGAGGAACTCCTGCGCGGTGGCGCCGCGGGTGAAGTGGTCATCGCGGACGACAGGACGTTCGAGACCTTGAACCTGCCTCGGCATGAGCAGGCGGCTCCCAGGGTGGTTCGTCAGGACGCTGGCGGAACCCGCTATGCCATCTGA
- a CDS encoding polyketide synthase, producing MGSLRQEPIAIIGTGCVLPDAPDVPTYWRNLQSGHVAVRPLSGARWDWSQYGSDDPGAVDRTYSFLGAPVEGLRFDWKKFKVPPIETRLLHSMEMMVLEAAFQAMTSAGYTPERTFARERVAVIAGSSGMGRKSNVGFNTKWRLPELLRAARSAPAWSQLTPAQAEQVTRELESELVQQHIDRSEDWAFWGFTSPVLGRVCSLFDLHGPHFCVDAHAASGLAALESAVQGLMSGEWDMALVGAASPALSPMDQVLHGKLRRLSTRGVFPLDARADGTALGEGAVMLVLKPLEAARRDGDPIQAVLRGVAGVNRGAGPALSGTDPRAHHHAAREALRRADVPVASVSYLETGATGVPAWDGHLVTGLGGAYREARHVSLGAVAESVGDLQTASGLAALLKVVLMLRERSLVPQRSFQTCHPDLVLKDTPFEVSTRKDWPSQGPRYAAVHSAGFGGASAHAVVEEYLPEAPRPSGVKRAPRASEVDPIAIVGFACKYPGASTPEALWENSLQGRGAVTDIPESRWPVSLYHDATRARGSGRDAFFRVYTPKAGQVPDAPVLPPEFGLPPSAVAEMDRSQRWTLEVAKVAMDDAGYGARRALPSDRTAVIVATSPGNDRETQVETRLAYPELASLYRQVLGRVGISGEAAERFITEARQSFQGGTPAVSAQTLPGILNSAPATRVARALDARGPAFTVESACASTLAALSLAAQGLRDGRWDVAVVGGVWSSITAPFCVSMCFVETISSKGVTRPFTTDADGFVHGEGCAVFVLKRRSDAMKDGDRIHAVIRGVGGSTDGRGKSIFASQARGQELAMRRALRDGGVEPTDIQYVEAHGSGMLEGDLPEAEALLGVYGRPERPVSLGALKPLIGHSYIASAGAGVLRTVLALQRGVLPSSFNESPLNPRLVACEGPLVFPREARPWRVDDGPRRAAVNAYGFGGTNYHLILEEHRESP from the coding sequence ATGGGTAGTCTTCGCCAGGAGCCCATCGCCATCATCGGGACGGGATGTGTCCTGCCGGACGCGCCCGACGTGCCGACCTATTGGCGCAACCTCCAGTCCGGGCACGTGGCCGTGCGCCCGCTGTCCGGCGCGCGCTGGGACTGGAGCCAGTACGGCAGCGACGACCCGGGCGCGGTGGACCGGACGTACTCGTTCCTCGGCGCGCCCGTCGAGGGGCTGCGCTTCGACTGGAAGAAGTTCAAGGTTCCGCCCATCGAGACGCGGCTGCTGCACTCGATGGAGATGATGGTGCTCGAAGCCGCCTTCCAGGCGATGACGAGCGCGGGCTACACCCCCGAGCGGACCTTCGCGAGAGAGCGCGTCGCGGTGATTGCCGGCTCCAGCGGCATGGGGCGCAAGAGCAACGTGGGGTTCAACACGAAGTGGCGCCTCCCGGAACTGCTGCGCGCGGCGCGGTCGGCTCCGGCGTGGAGTCAGCTCACCCCGGCGCAGGCGGAGCAGGTCACCCGAGAGCTCGAGTCGGAGCTCGTCCAGCAGCACATCGACCGCTCGGAGGACTGGGCCTTCTGGGGCTTCACGAGCCCGGTGCTGGGGCGCGTGTGCAGCCTGTTCGACCTGCATGGTCCGCACTTCTGTGTGGATGCGCACGCCGCTTCAGGGCTGGCCGCGCTGGAGTCGGCGGTCCAGGGACTGATGAGCGGTGAGTGGGACATGGCGCTGGTGGGCGCGGCGAGTCCCGCCTTGTCGCCGATGGACCAGGTGCTGCACGGCAAGCTGCGGCGGCTCTCGACGCGAGGCGTGTTCCCGCTGGATGCGAGGGCGGACGGCACCGCGCTGGGCGAGGGCGCGGTGATGCTGGTGCTCAAGCCGCTGGAGGCCGCGCGCAGGGATGGTGACCCCATTCAAGCGGTGCTGCGCGGAGTGGCGGGGGTGAACCGGGGGGCGGGCCCCGCGCTGTCGGGGACGGACCCGCGAGCCCATCACCACGCCGCGCGAGAGGCCTTGCGCCGCGCGGATGTCCCGGTCGCCTCGGTCTCCTATCTGGAGACGGGGGCGACAGGCGTGCCCGCCTGGGATGGTCACCTCGTCACGGGACTGGGCGGGGCGTATCGCGAAGCCCGGCACGTGTCGCTGGGGGCCGTCGCGGAGTCGGTGGGGGACTTGCAGACCGCCTCGGGGCTCGCGGCGCTGCTCAAGGTCGTCCTGATGCTCCGCGAGCGCAGCCTCGTGCCTCAGCGCTCCTTCCAGACGTGCCACCCGGACCTCGTGCTGAAGGACACGCCGTTCGAAGTCAGCACGCGGAAGGACTGGCCCTCACAAGGACCCCGATACGCGGCGGTCCATTCCGCGGGCTTTGGCGGCGCCTCGGCGCATGCGGTGGTGGAGGAGTACCTGCCGGAGGCGCCTCGGCCCTCCGGGGTGAAGCGCGCGCCGCGAGCCTCGGAGGTGGACCCCATCGCCATCGTCGGGTTCGCCTGCAAGTACCCAGGCGCGTCCACGCCGGAGGCCCTCTGGGAGAACAGCCTCCAGGGGCGCGGCGCGGTGACGGACATCCCCGAGTCTCGCTGGCCGGTGTCGCTCTACCACGATGCCACGCGAGCGCGAGGGAGCGGCCGGGACGCCTTCTTCCGGGTGTACACCCCCAAGGCGGGACAGGTCCCGGATGCCCCCGTTCTCCCGCCGGAATTCGGACTCCCGCCCAGCGCGGTGGCGGAGATGGACCGGTCGCAGCGCTGGACCCTGGAGGTCGCGAAGGTGGCGATGGACGACGCGGGCTATGGAGCGCGTCGTGCGCTTCCGTCGGACCGCACGGCGGTCATCGTGGCCACGTCGCCGGGAAACGACCGGGAGACCCAGGTCGAGACGCGGCTGGCCTACCCCGAGCTCGCCAGCCTCTATCGTCAGGTGCTGGGCCGGGTGGGGATATCGGGCGAGGCGGCGGAGCGCTTCATCACGGAGGCTCGCCAGTCCTTCCAGGGAGGGACGCCCGCCGTCTCGGCGCAGACGCTTCCGGGCATCCTCAACAGTGCCCCCGCGACGCGCGTGGCGCGTGCACTGGATGCCCGCGGGCCTGCCTTCACGGTGGAGTCCGCGTGTGCCTCGACGCTCGCGGCGCTGAGCCTGGCGGCCCAGGGACTGCGTGACGGACGCTGGGACGTGGCGGTGGTGGGCGGCGTGTGGTCGAGCATCACGGCTCCGTTCTGCGTGAGCATGTGCTTCGTCGAGACCATCTCGTCGAAGGGCGTGACCCGGCCATTCACCACGGACGCGGATGGCTTCGTCCATGGGGAGGGCTGCGCCGTCTTCGTGCTGAAGCGGCGCTCGGACGCCATGAAGGACGGAGACCGGATTCACGCGGTGATTCGGGGCGTGGGTGGGTCGACGGATGGGCGCGGCAAATCCATCTTCGCGAGCCAGGCGCGAGGGCAGGAGCTGGCCATGCGGCGCGCGCTCCGGGATGGCGGCGTCGAGCCCACGGACATCCAGTACGTCGAAGCCCACGGCAGCGGAATGCTGGAGGGAGACCTCCCCGAGGCGGAGGCTCTGCTGGGAGTCTACGGACGACCCGAGCGCCCCGTGTCTCTCGGAGCGCTCAAGCCGCTGATTGGCCATTCCTACATCGCGTCAGCGGGGGCGGGGGTCCTTCGGACGGTGCTCGCGCTCCAGCGTGGGGTCCTCCCGTCGAGCTTCAACGAGTCTCCGTTGAACCCGCGCCTGGTGGCCTGTGAGGGCCCCCTGGTCTTCCCGCGCGAAGCCCGTCCCTGGCGGGTCGACGACGGCCCTCGGCGCGCGGCCGTGAATGCGTATGGCTTTGGCGGAACCAACTACCACCTCATCCTCGAAGAGCACCGTGAATCCCCCTGA
- a CDS encoding C45 family autoproteolytic acyltransferase/hydolase: MPSDTGGALPLVVLSGRPYEVGRQYGSLMREEIARAVAVEDEAIRPMLELIGTTEQAMRRRLETLAALLPEDIHEEVRGVAEASGFPRDTILYHTLVLDILSGAPIGCSQFAAFGRATVDGKVLHGHNLDVPYASLARFLRPTCIVYRLEGRIPFASVTFWPVALGVCSGMNAEGLSLGVNVPVAPLDPRTFYPLTFQNREVLSRARTLDEARTVLEGLPRGGSWNLMLSHRSGASMVWEQVGRNSGQYTAHPEQDFIVSTNHLRVAHKAARGHEAVALEMLQDMQEDSLHRYRRLEQLAQGHWGGITLDTAVDFLRDCGEEGAPPSMKTICRADNALSMVYEPATLTLDFAAGSVPAARAPRRRIQLAPWFFDAPARVDEEERGSFPMQGTEREPDCWVRMFALDEDAYLTEHRVNGVPVLPGASAIEWLAEVAAVAGGDAVREVRGVSLEKFIRVRPERPTQACVRAARTREGFEVSAYSDLHNPRGAVLRSDVLHYRAEVHLGTRPPRKVPKGFGEARGVDGELPFSRSYVKDAYFHVGPPFRIVDWISYPHATEAVASLRIPEPTSCFTSIPWARFWLNPFVLDGCFQLAGTLGILHNLRAPVPKGAHRLVLGRTPRPGERLWCLARLDREVGELLFYDFTLWDAEGNVCLEAHDYCSISVDAYSPEQKAYLSTALDPSGVLHPRVFERRAHG; the protein is encoded by the coding sequence ATGCCATCTGACACAGGGGGGGCGCTCCCGCTGGTGGTCCTGTCGGGCCGCCCCTACGAGGTGGGCCGTCAGTACGGCTCGCTCATGCGGGAGGAGATTGCTCGCGCCGTCGCGGTCGAGGACGAGGCCATCCGGCCGATGCTCGAGCTGATTGGAACGACGGAGCAGGCCATGCGGCGGCGTCTGGAGACGCTCGCGGCGCTGCTGCCCGAGGACATTCACGAAGAGGTGCGCGGCGTCGCGGAGGCGAGCGGCTTTCCGCGCGACACCATCCTCTACCACACGCTGGTGTTGGACATCCTGTCGGGCGCGCCCATCGGGTGCTCGCAGTTCGCGGCCTTCGGGCGCGCGACGGTGGACGGGAAGGTCCTGCACGGCCACAACCTGGATGTCCCCTACGCGTCGCTGGCGAGGTTCCTGCGTCCCACGTGCATCGTCTATCGGCTCGAGGGGCGCATCCCCTTCGCGTCGGTCACCTTCTGGCCGGTGGCGCTGGGGGTGTGCTCGGGCATGAACGCCGAGGGGTTGAGCCTGGGGGTGAATGTCCCCGTGGCTCCGTTGGACCCGCGCACGTTCTATCCGCTCACGTTCCAGAACCGCGAGGTGCTGTCACGAGCGCGCACGCTCGACGAGGCGCGGACGGTGCTGGAGGGACTTCCGCGCGGCGGGAGCTGGAACCTCATGCTGAGCCACCGCTCCGGGGCGTCGATGGTCTGGGAGCAGGTGGGGCGGAACTCAGGGCAGTACACGGCGCATCCGGAGCAGGACTTCATCGTCTCCACCAACCACCTCCGGGTCGCGCACAAGGCGGCGCGAGGACATGAGGCCGTGGCGCTGGAGATGTTGCAGGACATGCAGGAGGACTCCCTGCATCGCTACCGGCGGTTGGAGCAGCTCGCCCAAGGGCACTGGGGCGGCATCACGCTGGACACCGCGGTGGACTTCCTGCGCGACTGTGGCGAGGAGGGGGCACCACCGTCGATGAAGACCATCTGCCGGGCGGACAACGCCTTGAGCATGGTCTACGAGCCCGCGACGTTGACCCTGGACTTCGCGGCGGGGAGTGTTCCGGCCGCACGGGCTCCGCGTCGGCGGATTCAGCTCGCGCCCTGGTTCTTCGATGCGCCCGCGCGGGTGGACGAAGAGGAGCGAGGCTCGTTCCCCATGCAGGGAACGGAGCGCGAGCCGGACTGCTGGGTGCGCATGTTCGCGCTCGATGAGGACGCCTACCTCACCGAGCATCGGGTCAACGGCGTCCCCGTGTTGCCGGGAGCCTCGGCCATCGAGTGGCTCGCCGAGGTCGCGGCCGTCGCCGGCGGGGATGCCGTCCGCGAGGTGCGCGGTGTTTCACTGGAGAAGTTCATCCGCGTCCGCCCCGAGCGCCCGACGCAGGCCTGTGTCCGTGCCGCGCGCACGCGAGAGGGCTTCGAGGTCTCCGCGTACTCGGACCTGCATAACCCCCGAGGCGCGGTGCTGCGCTCGGACGTGCTGCACTACCGCGCGGAGGTGCACCTGGGCACGCGTCCGCCGAGGAAGGTTCCCAAGGGCTTCGGTGAGGCCCGCGGTGTGGACGGGGAGCTGCCCTTCAGCCGCTCCTACGTGAAAGACGCCTACTTCCACGTGGGGCCTCCGTTCCGCATCGTGGATTGGATCAGCTATCCCCACGCGACGGAAGCCGTCGCGAGCCTGCGCATCCCCGAGCCGACGTCGTGTTTCACGTCGATTCCCTGGGCGCGCTTCTGGCTCAACCCCTTCGTCCTCGATGGCTGCTTCCAGCTCGCGGGGACGCTGGGCATCCTGCACAACCTCCGGGCCCCTGTTCCGAAGGGGGCCCACCGGCTGGTGCTGGGCCGGACGCCGAGGCCCGGTGAGCGACTGTGGTGTCTCGCGCGGCTCGATCGCGAGGTGGGCGAGCTCCTCTTCTACGACTTCACCCTCTGGGACGCGGAGGGGAACGTCTGTCTGGAGGCCCACGACTACTGCTCCATCAGCGTGGATGCCTATTCGCCAGAACAGAAGGCGTACCTGAGCACCGCCCTGGACCCGTCCGGGGTCCTCCATCCGAGAGTCTTCGAGAGGCGCGCCCATGGGTAG